DNA from Nitriliruptor alkaliphilus DSM 45188:
GAGGGCGGCCGGCTGTTCAACAGCGAGGGTGAACGGTTCATGGAGCGCTACGACCCCGAGCGCATGGAGCTGTCGACCCGCGACCGGGTCGCCATGGCCAACTACACCGAGATCCACGAGGGTCGTGGCGGCCCGAACGGCGGGGTGTTCCTCGACATCAGCCACCTCGGCAAGGATGCGATCCGCGAGAAGCTGCCCCGGATGCACCGCCAGTTCGTCGAGATCCAGATGATCGACATCGGCGAGGAGCCCATCGAGGTCGCGCCGACCGCCCACTACTCGATGGGCGGGGTCCACGTCGATGCGCGGACGGCAGCCACCGGCGTCGAGGGTCTGTACGCGGTCGGCGAGATCGCGGCTGGGCTGCACGGTGCCAACCGCCTCGGTGGCAACTCGCTGGCCGAGACCGTCGTGTTCGGCAAGCGGGCGGGCGAGGCGGCGGCCGAGCGCAGCCGATCGCTCGATGTGCAGCTGCGCAACCGTGCTGTGATCACCGCGGCGGCCGAGGAACTGGACGCCGCCATCCGTGACGGGGAGACCGTGGTCCGCCAGGTCCAGCGCGGGCTCCGGGATGCGATGTGGAACCACGTCGGGGTCGTACGTGACGAGGACGGGCTCAACGCGGCGCTCGAACGGCTCGACGAGTTGGCGCAGGAGGCCGAGACCGTCGACGTGCGACCCGACGCGCAGGGGTACGGCGACCTGGCCATCGCCCTCGACCTGCGTGGCAGCATCGAGGCCGCTCGCGCGACCACGCTGCTCGCACGGGAACGGCGTGAATCCCGTGGTGCCCACGCCCGGACCGACCACCCCGACCGCGACGACGACCACCACCTCGTCAACTACACCGTCCGCCTCGGGCAGGACGGTGAGCTGATCGTCGGGTCACGGCCGAGGAAGCCCATCCCCGAGGACCTCGAGGAGTGGGCCAAGGAGGCCGACGAGGAACTCGAGGCGGGCGACAAGCTGATCGAGTGACCCGGCAGCGCACGCCGCACCGCGTGGCCGCGGGGTGCGGCCGGTAGCCTGTCCGCACCCCGGTCGGCCTCGACCGGGGTTCTCACGTCCCCGGCGCCGCGCTCCGCGCGCCGCCGCGCGGGACCCTCCCGAGCATCGGAACCACCCGTGGCTGCCAAGAACCTCTCGCACGGCACGGCGCTGCGCGACGACCTGCGCAACGTCGCCATCATCGCCCACGTCGACCACGGCAAGACCACGCTGGTCGACGCGATGCTGTGGCAGTCCGGCGCCTTCCGCGCAAACCAGGACGTCGACGAACGCGTCATGGACTCCAACGACCTCGAGCGCGAGCGCGGCATCACCATCCTCGCCAAGAACACCGCCGTCGAGGTCCCGCTGCCCGAGGGGCAGACGACCGCGACGGGTCGGACCTCGGTGACCGTCAACGTCGTCGACACCCCCGGCCACGCCGACTTCGGCGGCGAGGTCGAGCGTGCGCTGACGATGGTCGACGCCGCGCTGCTGCTCGTCGACGCGTCGGAGGGCCCGCTGCCCCAGACCCGGTTCGTGCTCCGCAAGGCCCTCGAGCAGAGGATGCCGGTGCTCGTGGTGGTCAACAAGATCGACCGCCCCGACGCCCGGATCGCGGAGGTCGTCGACGAGGTCTACGACCTGTTGATCGACCTCGGAGCCGACGACGAGCAGGTCGACCTGCCGGTCCTCTACACCGTCGCCCGGGACGGCCAGGCCAGCCTCGACCCGGACGTCCCCGGCACCGACCTGCGCCCGCTGTTCGAGACCCTGCTCACCCACGTCCCCCCGCCGCGGCACGACCCCGAGCACCCCTTCCAGGCGCTGGTGACCAACCTGGATGCCTCGCCCTACCTCGGTCGCCTGGCCCTCTGCCGCATCCAGCACGGGACGGTCCGCCGTGGCCAGACCGTGTCGTGGTGCAAGGCCGACGGCACCATCGAGAAGGTCAAGCTCGGCGAGCTCTACCTGACCGAGGCCCTCGACCGCGTCCCCGCCGACACGGCCGGCCCGGGCGACCTCATCGCCGTCGCCGGCATCGCCGAGGTCACGATCGGTGAGACCCTGGCCGACGCCGACGACCCGCGCCCGCTGCCGGTCATCACCGTCGACGAGCCGTCGCTCGGCATGACCATCGGGGTCAACACCTCGCCGCTCGCCGGCCGCGACGGCGACAAGCTCACCGCCCGCCAGATCGAGGCCCGGCTGCAGGCCGAGCTGATCGGCAACGTGTCCCTCCGCGTCCTGCCGACCGAGCGTCCCGACACCTGGGAGGTCCAGGGCCGCGGCGAACTCCAGCTCGCCGTCCTGGTCGAGACCCTGCGCCGCGAGGGCTTCGAGCTGACCGTCGGCAAGCCGCGCGTCGTCACCCGCGAGATCGACGGGGTCGTGCACGAGCCGTTCGAGCGCATGTCGATCGACGTGCCCGAGGACTACGTCGGCGTCGTGACCCAGCTGCTCGGCCTCCGCAAGGGCCGCATGGAGCAGATGGTCAACCACGGCACCGGCTGGGTCCGGCTCGACTACCGCGTCCCCGCCCGTGGGCTCATCGGGTTCCGCACCGAGTTCCTCACCGAGACCCGAGGCACCGGGATCATCCACCACGTCTTCGATGGCTTCGAACCCTGGGTCGGCGAGCTTCGGACCCGGGCCAACGGCTCGCTCGTGGCCGACCGGCAGGGCGCGACCACCCAGTTCGCGCTGATGAACCTCCAGGAGCGTGGCGCGCTGTTCGTCGCCCCCGGCGTCGACGTCTACGAAGGCATGATCGTCGGCGAGAACGCCCGGGCCGAGGACATGGACATCAACCCCGCCAAGGAGAAGAAGCTCTCCAACGTGCGCTCGTCCACCGGCGACGAACTGGTCCGGCTGGCCCCGCCGCGCGCGATGAGCCTCGACCAGGCGCTCGAGTTCATCCGCGAGGACGAGGCGGTCGAGGTGACACCGAACGCCGTCCGGCTGCGCAAGGTCGAGCTGCAGGCCACCCTCCGCGGCCGCCAGGCCAAGCGGGCCAAGCAGGGCGCCGCCCCCTCCTGACCGCCCCGGGTGAGGTCGGGTGCGCTCGACCCACCCGGCACACCCACCCGGCGCGGCTCGACCTCACCCGGTCGAGCTGGACGCACCCACGGTCGTCCGGCCCCGGCCTCTCCCCTCGGTGGATCGTCGCGCTGCGCACCCTCGTAGCATGTTCCGAGTCGATGCCGCCGACGTCGCGGCGCGGACCCCGCCGGACCGCGACCGCGTGGTGGACGTCGTGCGGCTCGGCGCCATCACCATGGTCGTGCTCGGCCACTGGCTCGTCGCGGTGGTGCTCGTCCAGGACGGTGAGGTGATCACCGGTCGCCTGCTCGACGTGGTGCCGGCGACGCAGTGGCTGACCTACCTGTTCCAGGTCATGCCCCTCTTCTTCCTCGTCGGCGGGGCGGTCAACCTCGGCTCGTGGGAACGAGCCCGGGGCCAGGGCACGCCGGCGGCCGCGTGGATCCGGCGCCGCGCCCGCCGGCTGCTGGTCCCCGTGGTCCCGTTGCTGGCGCTCTGGATCCCGCTCGCGTTGCTGCTCGGGCGTGCTGGCCTCCCCGAGGATGAGGTCGCGATGGCGACCCGGACCGCCTTCATGCCGGTCTGGTTCCTCGTCGTCTACCTGCTGGCCGTCGGGCTCGTGCCGATCACCGCCCGCCTCCACCGCCGCTTCGGGGTCCTGATCGTCGTCGCGGCCGCCGTGGTGGCGACCGGCGCCATCGACGCGGCGCACCGGGCCGAGGTACCGGTCGTCGGCTTCGCCAACTACCTGCTGGTCTGGGGTGGCATCCACCAGCTCGGGTACGCGTGGGCCGACCAGCAGCTGCCGAGCCGCCGGATCTCGGCCCTCGCGATGGCGGGGGGCGCGGCGGCGGCCATCGTCCTCCTGGTGAGCACGTTCGGGTACCCGCTGAGCGTGGTGGCGACCGAGACCGGCACGCGCAGCAACACCGAGCCGCCGACCCTGGTGATCTGGGCGCTCGCGCTGGGCCAGCTCGGGGTCGTCCTGGCCGCACGTCCGGCCCTCCGGCGGTGGCTCCAGCGTCCGCGCATGTGGGCCCCGATCGTCACCGCCGGCAGCGTCATCATCACCGTCTTCCTGTGGCACATGACCGCGATGATCGTCGTCGCGGCGCTGACCCACCCCACGGGCCTGTGGCCCGCGACCGACCAGGTCGATGCGACCTGGTGGGTGTTCCGCCCGCTGTGGCTGATCCTGTGCGGCGCCGTGCTCGCCGGCCTCGTGGCCGTGTTCCGCCGGTTCGAGTCCCCGCCGGACCCGCCGCCGCAGGGGGGAC
Protein-coding regions in this window:
- a CDS encoding FAD-dependent oxidoreductase, producing the protein MQPHHRTDISNVLVIGSGGAGLRAAIAAHDAGCEVTIVGKRLRKDAHTVLASGGINAALATRDEEDHWGWHVMDTWNEGYFVADAEKVGILAREAPDRVRELAEWGMPFARTEDGDIDTRYFGAHRYRRTAYAGDWTGRAIVETLHDQVAARGIPIREQRYVSRLLVHDGVCFGAYTFDLDTGERTVELADSVILAAGGHTRLWRRSSSRRDENNGDGMSLALHAGCELQDLELVQYHPTGMTHPEEHAGQLVTEAVRGEGGRLFNSEGERFMERYDPERMELSTRDRVAMANYTEIHEGRGGPNGGVFLDISHLGKDAIREKLPRMHRQFVEIQMIDIGEEPIEVAPTAHYSMGGVHVDARTAATGVEGLYAVGEIAAGLHGANRLGGNSLAETVVFGKRAGEAAAERSRSLDVQLRNRAVITAAAEELDAAIRDGETVVRQVQRGLRDAMWNHVGVVRDEDGLNAALERLDELAQEAETVDVRPDAQGYGDLAIALDLRGSIEAARATTLLARERRESRGAHARTDHPDRDDDHHLVNYTVRLGQDGELIVGSRPRKPIPEDLEEWAKEADEELEAGDKLIE
- the typA gene encoding translational GTPase TypA, which codes for MAAKNLSHGTALRDDLRNVAIIAHVDHGKTTLVDAMLWQSGAFRANQDVDERVMDSNDLERERGITILAKNTAVEVPLPEGQTTATGRTSVTVNVVDTPGHADFGGEVERALTMVDAALLLVDASEGPLPQTRFVLRKALEQRMPVLVVVNKIDRPDARIAEVVDEVYDLLIDLGADDEQVDLPVLYTVARDGQASLDPDVPGTDLRPLFETLLTHVPPPRHDPEHPFQALVTNLDASPYLGRLALCRIQHGTVRRGQTVSWCKADGTIEKVKLGELYLTEALDRVPADTAGPGDLIAVAGIAEVTIGETLADADDPRPLPVITVDEPSLGMTIGVNTSPLAGRDGDKLTARQIEARLQAELIGNVSLRVLPTERPDTWEVQGRGELQLAVLVETLRREGFELTVGKPRVVTREIDGVVHEPFERMSIDVPEDYVGVVTQLLGLRKGRMEQMVNHGTGWVRLDYRVPARGLIGFRTEFLTETRGTGIIHHVFDGFEPWVGELRTRANGSLVADRQGATTQFALMNLQERGALFVAPGVDVYEGMIVGENARAEDMDINPAKEKKLSNVRSSTGDELVRLAPPRAMSLDQALEFIREDEAVEVTPNAVRLRKVELQATLRGRQAKRAKQGAAPS
- a CDS encoding acyltransferase family protein, with protein sequence MFRVDAADVAARTPPDRDRVVDVVRLGAITMVVLGHWLVAVVLVQDGEVITGRLLDVVPATQWLTYLFQVMPLFFLVGGAVNLGSWERARGQGTPAAAWIRRRARRLLVPVVPLLALWIPLALLLGRAGLPEDEVAMATRTAFMPVWFLVVYLLAVGLVPITARLHRRFGVLIVVAAAVVATGAIDAAHRAEVPVVGFANYLLVWGGIHQLGYAWADQQLPSRRISALAMAGGAAAAIVLLVSTFGYPLSVVATETGTRSNTEPPTLVIWALALGQLGVVLAARPALRRWLQRPRMWAPIVTAGSVIITVFLWHMTAMIVVAALTHPTGLWPATDQVDATWWVFRPLWLILCGAVLAGLVAVFRRFESPPDPPPQGGRIRTVVGVVATVTGLALVLTGGLYTPERNSDLPLGALGLVLVGFGALGVLWPHSRIDGGDEGADRRRDASRQERSEHATSER